One window of Hoplias malabaricus isolate fHopMal1 chromosome 16, fHopMal1.hap1, whole genome shotgun sequence genomic DNA carries:
- the psmd7 gene encoding 26S proteasome non-ATPase regulatory subunit 7, producing MPDLAVEKVVVHPLVLLSVVDHFNRIGKVGSQKRVVGVLLGSWQKKILDVSNSFAVPFDEDDKDDSVWFLDHDYLENMYGMFKKVNARERIVGWYHTGPKLHKNDIAINELMKQYCANSVLVIIDVKPKDLGLPTEAYISVEEVHDDGTPTSKTFEHVTSEIGAEEAEEVGVEHLLRDIKDTTVGTLSQRITNQVHGLKGLNSKLLDIKSYLEKVATGKLPINHQIIYQLQDVFNLLPDVNLQEFIKAFYLKTNDQMLVVYLASLIRSVVALHNLINNKIANRDAEKKEGQEKDDSKKEKKEEKDKDKDKDKDKEKGDGAAKKEDKKEKK from the exons ATGCCGGATCTGGCCGTGGAGAAGGTGGTCGTCCACCCTCTGGTCCTGCTGAGCGTTGTGGATCACTTTAACAG AATTGGGAAAGTTGGAAGCCAGAAGCGGGTTGTGGGAGTACTTCTTGGATCATGGCAGAAGAAAATTCTTGATGTGTCCAACAGCTTTGCAG TGCCTTTTGATGAAGATGATAAGGATGATTCTGTATGGTTCCTGGACCATGACTACCTGGAGAATATGTATGGCATGTTTAAGAAAGTCAATG CCAGAGAAAGAATAGTGGGCTGGTACCACACTGGGCCCAAACTGCACAAGAATGATATTGCCATTAACGAACTTATGAAGCAGTACTGTGCAAACTCA GTTTTAGTCATtattgatgtgaaacctaaagACTTGGGGCTGCCAACAGAAGCCTACATCTCTGTGGAGGAGGTGCATGAT GACGGAACTCCAACATCTAAAACATTTGAGCATGTTACCAGTGAAATTGGGGCTGAGGAAGCAGAGGAAGTTGGTGTTGAGCATTTGCTTAg GGATATCAAGGACACGACTGTGGGTACCTTGTCTCAGCGCATCACTAATCAGGTACATGGTCTAAAAGGCCTTAACTCCAAGTTGTTAGACATCAAGAGCTACCTGGAGAAGGTTGCAACGGGCAAGCTGCCCATCAACCACCAAATCATCTACCAGCTGCAGGATGTGTTCAATTTGTTACCTGACGTAAACCTGCAGGAGTTCATTAAGGCCTTCTACCTCAAGACCAACGATCAGATGCTCGTGGTGTACCTGGCTTCACTCATCCGCTCTGTTGTAGCCCTCCACAATCTCATCAACAACAAAATCGCCAATCGTGACGCAGAGAAGAAAGAGGGCCAGGAGAAGGACGACAgcaagaaggagaagaaagaagaaaaggatAAAGATAAAGACAAGGATAAGGACAAAGAGAAGGGTGATGGAGCAGCAAAAAAAGAGgataaaaaggaaaagaaatga